In Mucilaginibacter celer, one DNA window encodes the following:
- a CDS encoding glycoside hydrolase family 2 protein — protein sequence MKKKLLLLILFTTTALQTFSQRLQYTGVFAPSTGFVKESEKPYRQELSLNGSWQFQPVQLPAGFREGNDSAPALSGMQPDQWDKTLIRIPSPWNVNSFADEHGQGGDFRTYPSYPKEWEHIKMGWLRRKFNVPANYNGKRLLLHFEALAGDSRIMINGKPAGDHFGIFLPFDLDVTSLVKPGAENEVAVGVRKASLFDKNGNYGRRTYQAGSFWGQHIAGIWQDVALIAVPLVYVKDVFVKPDVQGDHLAAEITIKNDGDREANLTVDAGAYKWQAENAADAAEPVGKLASVSALDIPAVKIKVPAHTEKVVTLNTQVGDKLARWSPESPNLYALLARVSNGKQQVDTRYTRFGWRTVSINGGQVLMNGKPVVMRGDSWHFLGTPQMTRRYAVAWFKAMRDAGLNTVRLHAQPYPSFYMDVADEMGIMVLDETAIWASDGGPKVDDPDYWKDTKHHVAELVLRDRNHPSVFGWSVSNEVMPVVVNVMRNPTGIKDTLINYYGIWADICRKLDPTRAWISADGEDDAEGKLPTYVMHYGDQSTMDRAHKSGKPWGVGEAGNAYYGTPEQVAETNGNRAYESFLGRMEGVAQSSYQNLMQQRERESIYNSVFNLVWYGLKPLPIGLKDKTKAPTLEDGVYFTNYKEDSPGVQPERLGPYSTTLNPGYDPALPLYQTWPFFDAIKAAAENKPYEVGKPLANHDAKSAVSGKSSGAAVIGGAGSTLAADLKKLGAIEQTGKAAPHVLFVDGSNPPSAQNKSTIDKVLASGGTVLVWGVGSTGTEALNKLLPATIEVTNRKSSSLLPVVNDRITNGLGAADMYFSELNPADIISNGLDGELVKQSKVLLTANNTDWQKWNKQAEYAKTAMVVRSELEAKPSGTAMIVYEKAAGKMIVTTLPANPKLLKGIRLVRQLLSNAGIALAEGADGSVLNTEGNITGALYAGNFIARSAEDAKTRNFVDPGAADEIKDGLEIHRKIWTSLHADKEIFDLSALDGGTVNGRQQVAYLSFWVSSQRSLEDLLAEPNLPVVNLQVKTGGSAAVFLNGKQILDAETGNEAKELKLKRGWNHFLIKLVCNGSNWQFAAKLTSNQPEFIKTLGSAVQKP from the coding sequence ATGAAAAAGAAACTATTACTACTAATCCTGTTTACCACAACCGCCCTGCAAACTTTTAGCCAGCGTTTACAATACACAGGTGTATTTGCCCCATCTACAGGCTTTGTAAAAGAATCAGAAAAACCTTACCGCCAGGAGCTCAGCCTGAATGGGTCGTGGCAATTTCAGCCGGTGCAATTGCCTGCCGGTTTCCGCGAGGGGAATGACTCTGCGCCTGCATTGTCCGGCATGCAACCCGATCAATGGGATAAAACCCTCATTCGTATCCCATCTCCCTGGAATGTAAATAGCTTCGCCGATGAGCACGGGCAGGGCGGAGATTTTCGCACTTACCCATCATACCCTAAAGAATGGGAGCATATAAAAATGGGCTGGCTGCGCCGCAAGTTTAACGTGCCTGCCAATTACAACGGTAAACGTTTGTTGTTGCATTTTGAGGCATTGGCCGGAGATTCCCGCATTATGATAAACGGCAAACCGGCCGGTGACCATTTCGGTATCTTCCTGCCTTTTGATTTAGATGTGACTTCGCTGGTAAAACCCGGTGCTGAAAATGAAGTAGCTGTGGGCGTTCGCAAGGCATCGTTGTTTGATAAAAATGGGAATTATGGTAGGCGCACTTACCAGGCAGGTTCGTTTTGGGGGCAGCATATCGCGGGTATATGGCAGGATGTTGCATTAATAGCAGTTCCGCTGGTGTATGTTAAAGATGTTTTTGTGAAACCGGATGTACAGGGCGATCATCTTGCTGCCGAAATCACCATAAAAAATGACGGCGACCGGGAAGCAAACCTCACTGTAGATGCCGGAGCTTATAAATGGCAGGCAGAAAACGCGGCCGATGCTGCGGAACCCGTTGGCAAGCTTGCATCTGTTTCTGCGTTAGATATACCGGCTGTGAAAATTAAAGTTCCGGCCCATACCGAAAAGGTAGTAACGCTGAATACGCAGGTGGGCGATAAGCTTGCGCGCTGGTCGCCGGAAAGCCCCAATTTGTATGCTTTGCTGGCCCGCGTAAGCAATGGCAAGCAACAGGTTGATACCCGTTACACCCGCTTTGGCTGGCGCACGGTTAGTATTAATGGCGGGCAGGTGTTGATGAACGGCAAGCCTGTGGTTATGCGTGGCGATTCGTGGCACTTTCTGGGTACCCCGCAGATGACGCGCCGCTATGCCGTAGCCTGGTTTAAAGCCATGCGTGATGCCGGGTTGAATACCGTGCGTTTACATGCCCAACCATACCCTTCGTTTTATATGGACGTAGCCGATGAGATGGGGATTATGGTATTGGATGAAACCGCCATCTGGGCCAGCGATGGCGGCCCGAAAGTGGATGATCCGGACTATTGGAAAGATACCAAACACCATGTTGCCGAACTGGTATTGCGTGACCGTAATCATCCATCTGTATTTGGCTGGAGCGTATCTAACGAGGTAATGCCCGTTGTAGTAAACGTAATGCGTAACCCTACCGGCATAAAAGATACGCTGATAAATTATTACGGCATCTGGGCCGATATCTGCCGCAAACTTGATCCAACCCGCGCCTGGATCTCGGCCGATGGTGAGGATGATGCCGAAGGCAAACTGCCCACCTACGTCATGCACTACGGCGACCAGAGTACCATGGACCGCGCACACAAAAGCGGTAAACCCTGGGGAGTAGGCGAGGCCGGAAACGCCTACTACGGCACCCCCGAACAGGTAGCCGAAACCAATGGCAACCGTGCCTACGAGTCTTTCCTTGGCCGTATGGAAGGTGTTGCCCAATCATCCTACCAAAACCTGATGCAACAGCGCGAGAGGGAGTCTATATATAACAGCGTATTTAACCTGGTTTGGTATGGCCTAAAACCATTGCCTATCGGCCTTAAAGATAAAACCAAAGCCCCCACGCTTGAAGATGGCGTGTATTTTACAAATTATAAAGAGGATAGCCCCGGGGTACAACCTGAAAGACTTGGCCCTTACAGCACCACGCTAAACCCCGGTTATGATCCTGCGCTACCGCTTTACCAAACCTGGCCTTTTTTTGATGCCATTAAAGCCGCTGCCGAAAATAAACCTTATGAGGTTGGTAAACCGCTTGCTAACCACGATGCTAAATCCGCGGTTTCAGGTAAAAGTTCAGGTGCAGCAGTTATAGGAGGGGCTGGTAGCACCTTAGCCGCCGATTTGAAAAAGCTGGGTGCTATTGAACAAACCGGCAAAGCTGCTCCTCATGTTTTATTTGTTGATGGCAGCAACCCTCCATCGGCACAAAATAAATCAACCATTGATAAAGTGCTGGCAAGCGGCGGTACCGTATTGGTTTGGGGAGTGGGCAGTACTGGCACCGAAGCATTGAATAAATTATTGCCTGCGACCATAGAAGTAACAAATCGTAAAAGTTCATCACTATTGCCTGTTGTAAATGATCGAATAACCAACGGCCTCGGTGCTGCCGATATGTATTTTTCAGAGCTTAACCCAGCCGATATAATTAGCAATGGTTTGGATGGCGAACTGGTTAAACAGAGCAAAGTATTGCTAACCGCTAACAACACCGATTGGCAAAAATGGAATAAGCAAGCCGAATACGCCAAAACGGCAATGGTAGTCCGCTCCGAATTGGAGGCCAAACCCTCGGGCACCGCGATGATAGTTTATGAAAAAGCTGCCGGAAAGATGATTGTAACTACCCTGCCTGCTAATCCTAAACTGTTGAAAGGAATACGGCTTGTACGGCAATTACTTAGTAACGCCGGGATTGCTTTGGCAGAAGGCGCTGATGGCAGCGTGCTGAATACCGAGGGCAATATAACCGGCGCGCTATACGCCGGTAATTTTATTGCACGATCGGCAGAGGACGCTAAAACAAGGAACTTTGTTGATCCCGGAGCTGCCGATGAGATAAAGGACGGCTTAGAAATACATCGCAAAATATGGACATCATTGCATGCCGATAAGGAAATTTTTGATCTCTCAGCCTTGGATGGCGGCACAGTCAATGGCCGGCAGCAGGTGGCTTATTTAAGCTTCTGGGTATCCAGTCAACGCTCGCTCGAGGATTTGCTTGCTGAGCCTAATTTACCGGTTGTGAACCTGCAGGTTAAAACAGGTGGCAGCGCGGCGGTGTTTCTGAATGGTAAACAAATACTTGATGCCGAAACCGGCAATGAAGCAAAAGAGCTTAAGCTAAAAAGAGGATGGAATCATTTTTTAATTAAGCTTGTGTGTAACGGCAGCAACTGGCAGTTTGCCGCAAAGCTAACATCCAATCAGCCGGAGTTTATTAAAACGTTAGGCTCGGCGGTGCAGAAGCCGTAA
- a CDS encoding galactose oxidase codes for MGKFYLLYSKVVFILFFCLSGLDSLAQNYGLRFASHEVVQDKRTSLELSPEKGFCFNDNFELSFDVSFFPAYNVYFGYVVRIISDDKQNFDLVYNTAKNHFELVTGDKEPQISFGIDQNDLYNKWNRVRILFDATHNRLQVISAGKTYTQQNIPLNKNACYHITFGTNNHGEFETTDVPPMKIRDIRVDQAGAIQYNWPLNETGGTIAHEKLKHQDATIINPTWVSSMHQNWSKAQAFIANGMASVSFDADKEALLVIGTDTVYTYDINSGIIKKNAAFTKLNLVQGNRAIFNPLNKNLYSFYTDAKQAEKFDFNTNTWSGNFKLGQVTRYWHINKIISQRDSSMYVFGGYGYLLYHNEVLQYHFNTNKWDSIIYKGDFYMPRYLAATGATPKGDTAYILGGYGNASGKQILTPKYMYDMMRYTVSDRTFKKLFDIAPRGADGFTFANSLIVDQGGKSYYGLIFPRHIYNSTLKLIRGSLNNPTYEVLESGIPYKFHDVHSFADLYFAPRSNKFIAVTLLRSDAGQTQVEVYTLLGPPLFQAAQLVGNGTNRASMLWVIVAVVIIGGSTAYLIRRKRGNTPTPADAKAIPVVVETTATQQAQPIGYHSEKIMEEEPEQPAIEQQPLKNAILLFGDLQIFDAQGVEMTKLFTPLIKEMFLLILLNTIRLGRGISSERLNEMFWIDKSEKSARNNRSVSIVKLKTLLERMDHCQLSKETGTWTIDLDPELVYVDYRNYLSLVKNKRKLNKEKIKELSGITQRGQFLSNSDYEWLETFKSEISNDVINTYLYHARSGEFSHDPEFLIELANFIFYFDAVNEDAMMLKCKAFSALGKHSLAKHTFENFSKTYKSIYERNFEKEFQTIVDADNGFMKSH; via the coding sequence ATGGGGAAGTTTTATTTGCTTTACAGTAAAGTTGTTTTTATACTATTTTTTTGTCTTTCGGGCCTCGATAGTCTTGCTCAGAACTATGGCTTAAGGTTCGCGAGTCATGAAGTGGTGCAGGATAAAAGAACCTCGCTTGAGCTTAGTCCCGAAAAAGGATTCTGTTTTAATGATAATTTCGAACTATCGTTTGATGTTTCTTTTTTCCCTGCGTATAATGTTTACTTCGGCTATGTGGTAAGGATTATCTCTGATGATAAGCAGAATTTCGACCTGGTTTATAATACCGCCAAAAACCATTTCGAGTTGGTAACCGGCGATAAAGAACCCCAAATCAGTTTCGGTATCGATCAAAATGATCTTTACAATAAATGGAACCGGGTGCGGATTCTGTTTGATGCAACTCATAATCGTTTACAGGTTATTTCTGCCGGAAAAACCTATACGCAGCAAAACATCCCCCTAAATAAAAACGCCTGTTACCATATTACGTTTGGTACCAACAACCACGGAGAATTTGAAACCACCGATGTGCCGCCGATGAAGATCAGGGACATCCGGGTTGATCAGGCCGGAGCAATCCAATACAACTGGCCCCTAAACGAAACAGGTGGAACTATTGCCCACGAAAAGTTAAAACACCAGGATGCTACGATCATTAACCCTACATGGGTATCATCCATGCACCAAAACTGGAGCAAGGCCCAGGCTTTCATCGCCAACGGTATGGCCAGCGTAAGCTTTGATGCCGATAAGGAAGCCTTGTTAGTTATCGGAACGGATACTGTTTATACTTACGATATTAACAGCGGTATCATCAAAAAAAATGCAGCCTTCACAAAACTTAATCTTGTTCAGGGTAACCGGGCTATATTTAATCCGCTTAATAAAAACCTGTACAGCTTTTATACCGATGCCAAGCAGGCCGAAAAGTTTGATTTTAATACCAACACCTGGTCGGGTAATTTTAAACTGGGGCAGGTAACGCGTTACTGGCATATCAACAAAATCATTTCGCAGCGCGATTCGTCGATGTATGTTTTTGGGGGATATGGTTACCTGCTGTACCATAACGAAGTTCTTCAGTATCATTTTAATACCAATAAATGGGATAGCATTATTTACAAAGGCGATTTTTATATGCCCCGCTACCTGGCCGCTACAGGTGCTACACCCAAGGGGGATACCGCTTACATACTGGGCGGTTACGGTAATGCCAGCGGAAAGCAGATCCTCACACCAAAGTACATGTACGATATGATGCGCTACACCGTAAGCGACCGTACATTCAAAAAATTATTTGATATAGCGCCTCGCGGTGCCGATGGTTTTACTTTCGCCAACTCGCTTATTGTTGATCAGGGCGGCAAAAGCTATTATGGATTGATCTTCCCGCGGCATATTTATAATTCAACTTTAAAACTGATCCGCGGTTCGCTTAATAATCCCACTTATGAGGTACTTGAAAGCGGCATCCCATATAAGTTTCATGATGTGCACTCCTTTGCCGATCTGTACTTTGCTCCACGTTCCAATAAATTTATAGCGGTTACACTTTTAAGGAGTGATGCCGGCCAAACCCAGGTTGAGGTGTACACTTTGCTGGGGCCACCGCTTTTTCAAGCTGCACAATTAGTAGGCAATGGTACTAATCGCGCTTCGATGCTTTGGGTAATTGTTGCAGTTGTTATAATTGGAGGGAGCACGGCTTATTTAATCCGCAGAAAACGCGGGAATACGCCGACGCCCGCAGATGCTAAGGCAATACCTGTTGTTGTTGAAACTACGGCAACGCAGCAAGCACAGCCGATTGGCTATCATTCCGAAAAGATAATGGAAGAAGAGCCAGAGCAACCAGCTATCGAACAGCAACCGCTAAAAAATGCCATCCTGCTGTTTGGTGATCTGCAGATATTTGATGCCCAGGGGGTAGAAATGACCAAATTGTTTACCCCGCTTATCAAAGAGATGTTTTTGCTGATATTGCTGAACACCATCAGGCTTGGCCGTGGTATAAGTTCGGAACGGTTAAACGAAATGTTCTGGATTGATAAATCTGAAAAAAGCGCCAGGAACAATCGTTCGGTAAGTATAGTGAAATTGAAAACCTTGCTCGAGCGGATGGATCATTGCCAGCTATCCAAAGAAACCGGCACCTGGACTATCGATCTTGATCCGGAATTGGTGTACGTTGATTACCGTAACTATTTAAGCCTGGTTAAAAACAAGCGGAAGCTGAATAAAGAGAAGATCAAAGAACTATCGGGTATTACCCAACGCGGTCAGTTCCTCTCTAACAGCGATTATGAGTGGCTGGAAACCTTCAAGTCGGAGATTTCTAACGATGTGATCAATACTTATCTCTATCATGCCCGTTCGGGCGAGTTTAGCCACGATCCCGAATTTTTGATAGAGCTGGCCAATTTTATTTTTTACTTTGATGCGGTTAATGAAGATGCCATGATGCTGAAGTGTAAAGCATTCTCGGCTTTGGGCAAGCACTCACTGGCTAAGCATACTTTCGAAAACTTCAGTAAAACCTATAAATCTATTTACGAAAGGAATTTTGAGAAGGAATTTCAGACTATAGTGGATGCAGATAACGGGTTCATGAAATCGCATTGA
- a CDS encoding WG repeat-containing protein, with protein sequence MMRYLLLLFLLGFGFNILAQQRIELRYNRDGMIYSGDTDIVVSSFNNGRASFTVKSKTPGYKKSKVGFIDSAGIVKVPPVYVNCSTFQNGQALVQDISGKINVIDSIGKLVLPAFYYWVAKCDNGLFVVWEDGKFGLFTSSGKQLFPPSRYTRLARYFNPPFVINDGRSSGGSEDYGLALSIAPSIYFKDFMAVQRDGLWGVINRDGVEILPPTFEGIGVFRGDVAIAIKHKKKGLINSHGDWLVPPIYEEAWVTGYKSVLVTKRKKKGVITYNNSIIVPIIYDEVKILTSKAYLVYKPDKAYRQADDRPVGVVSNGKVIVPIRRGQRITAFGSGFIIAKNEKNNFSLALYDSIGMRITNYMYGYEWLFEPVWSLTNPADSSKYIVFNAVENRFVSYTDIVDIFYNADRTPRITYYKKNNLWGLLDERGVEITPPIYEKAWVGKFNDRSLVGFVKLNGKWGVIDNHGKTLLNFEYDDCGLLRTGCFWLKKDGRCRFILHDLQHITGISYDTPAQYTAGAYYDNIHDIPVQKNGKWGFLNNYGREVAPCIYDEFLSPYRFGKTIIPVRIGNKWGFLNKHLKPTTPVQYDKPKALYFGETLRGVLLSVTQNHKYGLIDTGGHEIAPCIYDMIVLTTGHGDYIIRKGKLSGLIHPNGQVIVKPQYDGISCVQQGFYSKDTWYWVTKNKKSGLMNEKGEVIIPCLYDELRDEETGNLAARKDNHWGMINLQNKVIVPFRYDEIREVRRCQDTAKWVYVVKLNGKYGLVDANYKMILPFKYDFIDFPFSLYQNRPVIEVTLEEKRGLLDWDGKIFVQINFRYVKNYYPNCYVVEGMDGKEGMLDQNGREILAPVYDNISFGMEKHCFVSKGKKVNVVTYDGKFVFDEDFDSYEPFRDINGYFQITKNGKYGLLDCDANLIYPCIYRSIRYEDGKIIPEKF encoded by the coding sequence ATGATGAGGTATTTACTCCTGCTTTTTTTATTAGGATTTGGTTTCAATATTTTGGCGCAACAGCGTATCGAACTGAGATATAACAGGGATGGTATGATCTATAGCGGCGATACCGATATTGTTGTCAGCAGCTTTAACAACGGAAGGGCTTCTTTCACCGTTAAGAGTAAAACTCCGGGATATAAAAAAAGCAAGGTAGGTTTTATCGATTCGGCCGGCATTGTAAAGGTGCCGCCTGTTTATGTTAACTGTAGTACTTTTCAAAACGGACAAGCGCTGGTGCAGGATATCAGTGGCAAAATTAATGTGATTGATAGTATTGGCAAGTTAGTGCTTCCTGCATTTTATTATTGGGTGGCGAAGTGTGATAACGGCTTGTTTGTAGTATGGGAAGATGGCAAGTTTGGTTTATTTACATCTTCTGGTAAACAGCTGTTCCCGCCATCAAGATATACCCGGTTAGCGAGGTATTTCAATCCTCCTTTTGTAATTAACGACGGGCGAAGCTCTGGTGGATCTGAAGATTATGGCCTGGCCTTAAGTATCGCACCTTCCATTTATTTTAAAGATTTCATGGCCGTTCAACGCGATGGGTTATGGGGTGTTATTAATCGTGACGGCGTTGAAATATTACCACCAACATTTGAAGGAATTGGGGTATTCAGAGGCGATGTTGCTATTGCTATAAAGCACAAAAAGAAGGGTCTTATCAATAGTCACGGCGACTGGCTTGTTCCACCCATTTACGAAGAAGCCTGGGTTACGGGATATAAATCAGTATTAGTAACTAAACGGAAAAAGAAGGGCGTGATAACTTACAATAATAGTATCATCGTGCCAATAATTTATGATGAGGTTAAAATACTTACTTCAAAAGCTTACCTTGTTTATAAACCAGATAAGGCCTACAGACAAGCCGACGATCGCCCGGTAGGGGTGGTTAGCAACGGCAAAGTGATTGTTCCAATACGTAGGGGACAGCGAATAACAGCTTTTGGTAGTGGCTTTATAATTGCAAAGAATGAGAAAAACAACTTCAGCCTCGCCTTGTACGATAGCATAGGCATGCGTATAACTAATTATATGTATGGGTATGAGTGGCTTTTTGAGCCTGTATGGTCATTGACAAACCCGGCAGATAGCTCGAAATATATTGTTTTTAATGCTGTAGAAAATAGGTTTGTGAGTTACACCGATATAGTTGACATTTTTTACAACGCTGATCGGACCCCGCGGATTACTTACTATAAAAAAAATAATTTATGGGGATTGCTTGATGAACGTGGTGTTGAAATAACGCCACCTATTTATGAAAAGGCATGGGTTGGAAAGTTTAACGACAGAAGCCTGGTGGGTTTTGTTAAACTAAATGGAAAATGGGGGGTAATTGATAACCACGGAAAGACTTTGTTAAACTTTGAATATGACGATTGTGGATTATTACGCACCGGTTGTTTCTGGCTCAAAAAAGATGGCCGTTGCCGTTTCATCCTTCATGATCTACAGCACATAACCGGGATAAGTTACGATACCCCCGCTCAATACACAGCAGGAGCCTATTACGATAATATACACGATATCCCCGTGCAGAAAAATGGTAAATGGGGTTTTCTGAACAATTACGGGCGGGAGGTGGCACCTTGTATTTATGATGAATTTCTTAGTCCTTACAGATTCGGGAAAACTATAATACCGGTGAGGATAGGCAATAAATGGGGCTTTTTGAATAAGCATTTAAAACCCACTACCCCTGTTCAATATGATAAGCCAAAGGCGCTTTACTTTGGAGAAACGCTGCGAGGGGTTTTACTCAGCGTAACTCAAAATCATAAATATGGCCTGATTGATACGGGAGGGCACGAAATAGCTCCCTGCATTTATGACATGATAGTGTTAACAACCGGCCACGGCGATTATATTATTAGAAAAGGTAAACTATCCGGACTGATTCATCCTAATGGGCAAGTTATTGTTAAGCCTCAATACGACGGAATTTCATGTGTACAACAAGGATTTTACTCAAAGGATACCTGGTATTGGGTAACTAAAAATAAAAAATCAGGATTAATGAATGAAAAAGGAGAGGTTATAATTCCCTGTTTATACGACGAATTACGAGATGAAGAAACCGGAAATCTCGCCGCGCGAAAAGACAATCATTGGGGAATGATAAACTTACAAAATAAGGTAATTGTTCCGTTTCGATACGACGAAATCAGGGAGGTTCGCAGGTGTCAGGATACGGCAAAATGGGTTTACGTGGTAAAACTAAACGGTAAATATGGACTTGTTGACGCGAATTATAAGATGATATTGCCGTTCAAATATGATTTTATAGACTTTCCATTTTCGTTATACCAGAACCGCCCGGTGATTGAGGTAACCCTCGAAGAAAAAAGGGGATTGCTTGATTGGGACGGTAAAATTTTTGTACAGATAAACTTTAGGTATGTCAAAAATTATTATCCTAATTGTTATGTGGTTGAGGGGATGGATGGTAAGGAAGGAATGCTTGATCAAAACGGTCGGGAGATACTTGCGCCGGTTTATGATAACATTAGTTTTGGTATGGAAAAACACTGTTTTGTATCCAAAGGAAAAAAAGTAAATGTAGTTACCTATGATGGCAAATTTGTTTTCGATGAAGATTTTGATAGCTACGAACCTTTTCGAGACATTAACGGCTATTTCCAGATTACCAAAAACGGCAAATATGGCCTGCTTGATTGCGATGCCAACCTAATTTACCCCTGCATCTACAGAAGCATCCGCTATGAGGATGGCAAAATAATACCCGAAAAATTTTAA
- a CDS encoding helix-turn-helix domain-containing protein produces MEKLKIPRLELETFAQAGFKIPLFNIEHYPLDANHFIVKNRDNYPVKDYISPGRRQFFKIFHITSGTGVLTVGLHRYLMGTGDIAFLHPDEIMSWQTTSVETGGHFCLIHPDYFGNATHVLHLLRQYPYFKPSKAVIQLNEEQSTKINSYFELMVTEDAGQNDDKKQAILLHLQMILLEARRAGKNLADVAIPENYRYIHGFLNLLESSFQTKDPDTTVRIKNASEFADQLNVHPNYLNSLVKNQTGKTLREHIQERLLYEAKTLLLQTDWDIKTISYVLGFSEQAAFTSFFHKKEKSSPSVFRESAVTTLHI; encoded by the coding sequence ATGGAAAAATTAAAGATCCCGCGTTTAGAACTCGAAACCTTTGCGCAGGCGGGCTTTAAAATTCCGTTGTTTAATATTGAGCATTATCCGCTTGATGCCAATCACTTTATTGTTAAAAACCGTGATAACTACCCGGTTAAGGATTATATTTCACCAGGCAGGCGGCAGTTTTTTAAAATTTTTCATATTACCTCCGGCACAGGCGTGCTTACAGTAGGCCTTCACCGGTATTTGATGGGTACGGGCGATATTGCTTTTTTACACCCGGACGAGATCATGTCATGGCAAACAACCTCTGTTGAAACCGGAGGGCATTTCTGCCTGATTCACCCCGATTATTTTGGCAACGCCACGCATGTGCTTCATCTGTTAAGGCAGTATCCTTATTTCAAACCATCAAAAGCGGTTATTCAGCTAAACGAAGAGCAATCAACAAAAATCAACAGTTATTTTGAACTGATGGTAACGGAAGATGCCGGGCAAAATGATGATAAGAAACAAGCTATTTTACTACATCTGCAGATGATTTTGTTAGAGGCCCGGCGCGCCGGTAAAAATCTGGCCGATGTTGCCATACCCGAAAATTACAGATACATCCATGGTTTTTTAAACCTGCTCGAATCGTCGTTTCAAACTAAAGATCCTGATACGACAGTAAGGATCAAAAATGCATCCGAATTTGCAGATCAGCTAAACGTTCATCCCAACTACCTAAACTCGCTTGTTAAAAACCAAACCGGTAAAACGCTGCGCGAACACATCCAGGAGCGGCTGCTTTATGAAGCCAAAACCCTGCTGCTGCAAACCGATTGGGATATCAAAACCATCAGCTATGTGTTAGGCTTTTCGGAGCAGGCTGCTTTTACCTCGTTTTTTCATAAAAAGGAAAAATCATCGCCCTCGGTATTCCGGGAAAGTGCTGTTACCACCCTCCATATTTGA
- a CDS encoding SDR family NAD(P)-dependent oxidoreductase, translating into MENQRKTWFVTGGSQGIGLILVKKILAEGNNVAVTGRNLDVVKSAVNDSSAQFLPLQVDLPDEASVGKAVAETIARFGTIDFLVNNAGYGLIGGIEETTASEVQAIYDINVFGLLNVTRAVLPHMRAAGSGHIFNISTVFGLIAGAAWGHYCGTKFAVEGLSEALAQEVKPFGINVTIIEPGYVRTNFLKSGSIAHPQHPIPAYTAIQEEKRRHLEEVPGTQVGDPEKVAQVIINTAKLAEPPLRLLLGSDSLQFANYKIQMLKDGIEVNKEITLSTDFK; encoded by the coding sequence ATGGAAAATCAAAGAAAAACATGGTTTGTAACAGGCGGTTCACAGGGGATCGGCCTCATATTAGTAAAAAAAATATTAGCCGAAGGTAATAACGTAGCCGTAACCGGCCGTAACCTTGATGTAGTAAAAAGTGCTGTTAATGATTCTTCAGCGCAATTTTTGCCCTTACAGGTTGATCTGCCTGATGAAGCCAGCGTTGGCAAAGCAGTAGCCGAAACCATAGCCCGCTTTGGCACTATCGATTTTTTGGTGAACAATGCCGGTTATGGCTTAATAGGCGGCATTGAAGAAACAACAGCCAGCGAGGTTCAGGCTATTTATGATATTAACGTTTTTGGCTTGCTGAATGTAACCCGCGCAGTGTTGCCGCACATGAGGGCAGCGGGCAGCGGTCATATTTTTAATATCTCCACCGTTTTTGGTTTGATAGCCGGTGCGGCCTGGGGGCATTACTGTGGCACCAAATTCGCGGTTGAAGGTTTATCTGAGGCTCTGGCACAAGAGGTGAAACCATTTGGCATCAACGTAACCATTATTGAACCGGGTTACGTGCGCACCAACTTTTTAAAAAGTGGATCGATAGCCCATCCGCAACATCCGATACCTGCCTATACTGCCATACAGGAGGAAAAACGCAGGCATCTGGAAGAGGTTCCGGGCACCCAGGTTGGCGACCCTGAAAAAGTAGCTCAGGTAATAATCAATACAGCTAAACTGGCCGAACCACCGCTGAGATTATTACTGGGATCTGATTCGTTACAGTTTGCCAATTACAAAATACAGATGCTGAAAGATGGAATTGAAGTCAATAAGGAAATTACGCTTTCTACCGATTTTAAATAA